From Pedobacter indicus, a single genomic window includes:
- a CDS encoding CBS domain-containing protein, translating to MIAQDMISDTIYAAKASDSLQSLLDRMNEYNVKQLPFIRYNQFVGLVHEEDIKSALSENEDSKLKDVSHELIFIFNTQHFYDVVRLFFIHQLDVLAVVDEKHHYCGCITLHDVIQTLAQITTSDEPGAIIVLEVNNRDNSLAHIAQIVESDNAQILSSYVRRFPDSTRVEITIKLNRTDVASIVAAFLRYEYHVKATFNELRADDSSRDRYEQLMNYLNM from the coding sequence ATGATTGCTCAAGATATGATTTCTGATACGATTTATGCGGCTAAGGCTTCAGATAGCCTTCAGTCTTTATTGGATCGTATGAATGAGTATAATGTGAAGCAATTGCCTTTTATTCGGTATAACCAATTTGTTGGCTTGGTGCACGAAGAAGATATCAAGTCTGCTCTCAGTGAGAATGAAGACAGCAAACTCAAAGACGTCTCTCATGAATTGATATTTATTTTCAATACACAGCACTTCTACGATGTCGTAAGATTATTTTTTATTCATCAATTGGATGTTTTGGCAGTGGTAGACGAAAAGCATCATTATTGCGGGTGTATTACTTTGCACGATGTTATTCAAACACTTGCGCAGATTACGACATCTGATGAACCCGGAGCAATCATTGTTTTAGAAGTTAATAATAGAGACAATTCTCTGGCTCATATTGCTCAGATTGTTGAGTCGGACAATGCGCAGATTCTCAGTTCATATGTTAGGAGGTTTCCAGATTCTACTCGTGTGGAGATTACAATAAAATTAAACCGGACGGATGTTGCATCTATTGTTGCAGCGTTTTTGCGGTATGAATACCATGTGAAAGCTACGTTCAATGAGTTGAGAGCGGACGATTCATCGCGTGATCGATATGAGCAACTTATGAACTATTTAAATATGTAA
- the bamA gene encoding outer membrane protein assembly factor BamA, translated as MKHLLIIFCSLLLGSTVSLAQIQMPTNTNSSGSLLQQVQNEDISYLRPKEYIIGGVKVTGTEYLEDDILITISRLNVGNRIEVPGEAITTAIKNLWAQGLFDDIAINVERIEGDQIFFEIVVVERPRLTRIEINGLSKSQTTDIQERVDGSANKIINENLLTTTENTIKRYLAEKGYLYPDIEMTQVKDSTEANNQILVVNVDRNKKVKVNKINFEGNEVFSDAKLRKFMKKVKQRTWWRFWGPGKFNYEKYDEAKKSLVDKIHAEGYRDADLISDTVRQVSNKHVEIDIEIIEGKQYYFGNISWSGNAKYSDTVLNQILGIRKGDIFSEEKLMLKLYGPSRSEADVSTLYMNDGYLTFNVDPVQTKVYGDTIDLELRMYEGPQYTVSKVTVKGNDVTNDRVILREIANKPGQKFSKDLVMRTVQEIAQLGNFDETKTNPVPIPNPLEGTVDMEYNVVEKPSDQIELSGGFGGNRIIGTLGLTFNNFSTRKLFDKGAWKPLPRGDGQKLSLRGQTNGKQYQSYSFSFSEPWLGGKKPIYFGLSAFTSSSSYGWNPWTGRQTVPDEDMQRIQMDGVSVSLGKRLKWPDNFFRINYALNFQRYKLQNWQNYLFETGTSYNFNLTQEISRNSLDALIYPTSGTNLRFTIQVTPPYSLMNKTNYATAPDAQRYRWTEYHKWKFDSQWFQRISGKLVLKAQAQFGFLGTYSSATGQPAFERFKLGGDGMQGFDFIQGSEIIAMRGYANGYVIPEGVDVNTAINSGSPIYTKYQLELRHPIMLNDQATVFGLVFAEAGNTWNNFKDFNPFNVRRTIGVGARVYLPIFGMLGIDYGHAFDPIPLPASIRDNWKQNFTFSIQQNIGGF; from the coding sequence ATGAAGCACCTACTGATTATATTTTGTTCATTACTACTGGGAAGTACAGTTTCTCTCGCTCAGATCCAAATGCCGACCAATACCAATTCCTCCGGAAGCCTCTTACAGCAAGTCCAAAATGAGGATATTAGTTATCTACGTCCCAAAGAATATATAATAGGCGGTGTTAAAGTGACCGGAACCGAGTATCTGGAAGATGATATTTTGATTACAATCTCTCGTTTGAACGTCGGGAATCGAATTGAGGTTCCGGGAGAAGCCATTACAACCGCAATAAAGAACCTCTGGGCACAGGGTCTGTTTGATGATATCGCAATCAACGTTGAACGCATCGAAGGAGATCAAATATTTTTTGAAATTGTTGTAGTGGAACGTCCGCGCTTAACGCGAATAGAGATCAACGGGCTCAGTAAATCACAAACCACGGATATTCAAGAACGTGTCGACGGTAGCGCCAATAAAATTATCAATGAAAACCTGTTGACTACAACTGAAAATACCATTAAACGTTATCTGGCAGAGAAAGGCTATCTGTACCCTGATATTGAAATGACCCAGGTGAAAGATTCTACAGAAGCGAACAATCAAATTTTGGTCGTAAATGTAGATCGTAACAAGAAAGTAAAGGTCAACAAGATTAATTTCGAGGGAAATGAGGTCTTTTCAGACGCAAAACTCCGGAAGTTTATGAAGAAGGTGAAGCAAAGGACATGGTGGAGGTTTTGGGGACCTGGTAAGTTTAACTACGAAAAATACGATGAAGCGAAAAAATCGTTAGTTGATAAAATTCATGCTGAAGGCTATCGTGATGCTGATCTTATTTCTGATACAGTACGTCAAGTCAGCAATAAACATGTTGAAATAGATATCGAAATTATCGAGGGCAAGCAATATTATTTTGGAAATATCAGTTGGTCGGGGAATGCAAAATATTCTGATACTGTATTAAATCAAATATTGGGAATTCGGAAAGGTGATATATTTTCTGAAGAGAAGTTAATGTTAAAGCTATATGGTCCGTCGCGTTCGGAAGCTGATGTTTCTACGTTATACATGAACGATGGGTATCTGACCTTCAATGTAGACCCTGTACAAACGAAAGTATATGGTGATACCATTGATTTGGAGTTGCGGATGTATGAGGGGCCTCAATATACTGTTAGCAAGGTGACAGTAAAAGGGAATGATGTTACAAACGATCGCGTGATCTTGCGTGAAATCGCGAATAAACCGGGACAGAAATTTTCAAAAGATTTGGTAATGCGAACTGTGCAAGAGATCGCGCAGTTGGGTAATTTTGATGAAACTAAAACCAATCCTGTACCAATCCCGAACCCGTTAGAAGGGACGGTAGATATGGAATACAATGTCGTTGAGAAACCTTCCGATCAGATCGAGCTATCTGGTGGGTTCGGTGGGAACCGGATTATCGGAACCTTGGGTCTGACCTTTAATAATTTCTCGACACGGAAGTTATTCGATAAGGGTGCCTGGAAGCCATTGCCGAGAGGAGACGGCCAGAAACTGAGCTTACGTGGGCAAACGAACGGTAAGCAATACCAGTCATATAGTTTCTCATTTTCAGAACCTTGGCTTGGTGGTAAGAAACCAATTTATTTTGGCTTGAGTGCTTTTACATCCTCCTCTTCATATGGTTGGAACCCATGGACCGGAAGGCAGACGGTACCTGATGAGGATATGCAGAGAATCCAGATGGATGGGGTATCTGTGAGTTTAGGTAAGAGATTGAAATGGCCTGACAATTTCTTCCGAATTAACTATGCACTTAATTTCCAGCGTTACAAGCTCCAGAATTGGCAAAATTATTTATTCGAAACGGGAACCTCTTATAACTTTAACCTGACCCAAGAGATCAGTCGTAACTCATTGGATGCGTTGATTTATCCGACTTCCGGTACGAATTTAAGATTTACAATCCAAGTGACTCCACCATATTCACTGATGAATAAGACGAACTATGCAACTGCCCCTGATGCTCAACGCTATCGTTGGACCGAGTATCATAAGTGGAAGTTCGATTCACAGTGGTTCCAACGAATATCAGGCAAATTGGTATTAAAAGCACAGGCACAATTCGGTTTCTTAGGAACTTATAGCAGTGCTACCGGTCAGCCTGCGTTTGAACGCTTTAAACTGGGTGGTGACGGGATGCAGGGTTTTGATTTTATCCAGGGCTCTGAGATCATCGCCATGCGTGGTTATGCCAACGGTTATGTGATTCCAGAAGGTGTTGATGTAAATACAGCAATTAACTCGGGTAGCCCAATTTACACGAAGTATCAGTTAGAGCTTCGTCACCCGATTATGTTGAACGATCAAGCGACAGTATTTGGATTGGTTTTCGCTGAAGCGGGTAATACCTGGAATAACTTTAAAGATTTTAATCCATTTAATGTGCGTAGAACGATTGGTGTGGGAGCAAGGGTATATCTGCCGATCTTCGGGATGTTGGGTATCGACTATGGTCATGCCTTTGATCCGATTCCATTACCTGCCAGCATTCGAGATAACTGGAAGCAAAACTTTACATTTAGTATCCAACAAAATATCGGCGGGTTCTAG
- a CDS encoding SusC/RagA family TonB-linked outer membrane protein, whose protein sequence is MKQRLLLFTICFFFYLHVFAQSQVTGTVTAANGDPIVASVQVKGTTQGLSTDVDGRFLLTDVATDAVLVITSVGYHSQEVNLNGRNSINIVLEVSDQALEDVIVVAYGTSTRGTFTGSASTVNQEDIKDAPYTSFESALIGKVPGMQITNSSGQAGSVSSIRIRGIGSMNASNEPLYVIDGVPVVSGSSGQLGDYIYTSNNIMNSINPSDIESITVLKDAAASSLYGSRAANGVVLINTKKGKLGKPTINFKSSVGFTPSWATDNHEAAGVQEQVNMLYMVFHDYNTAGGKSDDVANSDALRRLNNKFNQHGYYFETNGTGLYDNVNILGMTDGIENREGRYFDWDDALFRTGMYQTNDLSVSGGTDNTKYYSSLSYSKDESRIKVNAFDRITGRVNLSQKIGDFIDFTSNINIAKTDQEGFNDTRNTSSNYFMQTRNLLWPLYWPTDYLTGDPWMARYGSYAQNNIFYDKEWENTSQTFRVSAIETLNIQLLPELNFKTVFSYDESEIKDHIYYSSLHYSGSNTNGSVAEMSTNMKKIVSSNTLTYDKQFGLHGLNLLVGFEAEKNQTDYQRASGTDLPSSALHTVATAGETTANAYYWGSNMMSVLSRAEYNYDQKYLASASFRRDGSSRLGPDTRWGNFWSVAGSWRLSREAFLQDVDYLSDLRLRASYGVNGTLPSSNYGWRSMTSYTSKYMEQAGGGISTIADANLTWETNYTLNLGLEFGLLDQRIYGTVEYFNRDSRDLLQNVPISRVTGFGSTLKNVGEMNNRGIELELGGDIIRNEDFRWSASINGSFIKSKVTKLYRAEGEGPQDIVWYDPTGGDGRAQYIYREGEPVLAFYGYEWAGVDPENGKNVWFVNDPENPNGDFIFNGRGASYDFGQANDIILGSALPDVYGGFNTDLVYKNFSLAVNFNYKIGGYIYDGANRDVADDGYYWERIRSQDYYDNMWTASNTGGSLPKIDGNDLTDAIQYSSRQMFDATYLRLKNLTLAYNLPSHLINQIGVSNVRLYANGTNLLTFSKYKIGDPEVNQYGTRGWETPFGRTYTFGIEFSF, encoded by the coding sequence ATGAAGCAAAGACTTTTACTATTCACTATTTGTTTCTTTTTTTATCTTCATGTTTTTGCTCAATCGCAAGTTACGGGAACCGTAACGGCCGCTAATGGTGATCCGATTGTAGCAAGCGTGCAGGTGAAAGGAACTACGCAAGGACTGTCTACCGATGTGGACGGCCGGTTCTTGTTGACTGATGTAGCCACCGACGCTGTACTCGTAATAACTTCCGTAGGGTATCACAGTCAGGAAGTCAATTTAAATGGAAGAAACAGTATCAATATTGTACTGGAGGTATCTGACCAAGCTCTTGAAGATGTTATTGTCGTTGCCTACGGAACCTCCACAAGAGGGACCTTTACCGGTTCGGCTTCAACAGTAAATCAGGAAGATATAAAAGATGCACCCTATACGTCGTTTGAGAGTGCATTGATTGGAAAAGTTCCGGGTATGCAGATTACCAACTCGTCAGGACAGGCCGGTTCGGTTTCAAGTATACGGATCCGTGGTATTGGTTCGATGAATGCGTCGAATGAACCTCTGTATGTGATCGACGGAGTGCCGGTGGTTTCCGGTAGTAGCGGTCAGCTAGGAGATTACATCTATACCTCCAACAATATTATGAATTCGATTAATCCCTCTGATATTGAATCGATTACAGTCTTAAAAGATGCAGCTGCTTCTTCGTTATACGGATCAAGAGCAGCTAATGGTGTTGTTCTTATTAACACAAAGAAAGGAAAGTTGGGGAAACCGACTATTAACTTCAAATCTTCTGTTGGCTTTACACCTTCATGGGCTACGGATAACCACGAGGCGGCGGGTGTGCAGGAACAAGTGAACATGCTTTATATGGTGTTTCACGATTATAATACTGCAGGTGGAAAGAGCGATGATGTGGCGAATAGTGATGCATTGAGAAGGTTAAATAATAAATTCAATCAGCATGGCTACTACTTTGAAACCAACGGTACTGGCCTATACGATAATGTAAACATTCTTGGAATGACTGATGGAATTGAGAATAGAGAAGGTCGTTATTTTGATTGGGATGACGCATTATTCCGTACAGGAATGTATCAGACCAATGACCTTTCCGTGAGTGGCGGAACTGACAATACAAAATATTATTCATCACTTTCATACAGTAAGGACGAAAGTCGGATTAAAGTCAATGCTTTCGATCGTATAACGGGAAGAGTAAATCTGTCGCAAAAAATAGGTGATTTTATTGATTTTACTTCTAATATCAATATCGCTAAGACAGATCAGGAAGGATTTAACGATACGCGAAATACAAGTTCAAATTACTTTATGCAGACGCGGAACCTTCTTTGGCCATTGTATTGGCCGACTGACTATTTGACCGGTGATCCTTGGATGGCCCGTTACGGAAGCTACGCTCAAAACAATATTTTCTACGATAAGGAGTGGGAGAATACATCCCAGACGTTTAGGGTGTCAGCTATTGAAACATTAAACATTCAGCTCTTACCCGAACTTAATTTTAAAACGGTCTTTTCATATGATGAATCAGAAATAAAAGATCATATTTACTATAGTTCGCTTCATTATAGTGGCTCGAATACGAATGGTTCAGTTGCAGAAATGAGCACAAATATGAAGAAAATAGTGTCTTCGAATACACTGACCTATGATAAACAGTTTGGTTTGCATGGATTGAATTTATTAGTGGGTTTTGAGGCGGAAAAAAATCAAACCGATTATCAGCGTGCATCGGGTACCGACCTGCCTTCCAGTGCCCTGCATACGGTAGCCACAGCCGGTGAAACCACCGCTAATGCATACTATTGGGGCAGCAATATGATGTCTGTTCTATCGAGAGCTGAGTATAATTATGATCAAAAGTATCTGGCTTCAGCTTCTTTTCGTCGCGATGGCTCATCTCGGCTCGGTCCGGACACCCGTTGGGGAAACTTTTGGTCTGTAGCGGGATCGTGGAGATTGAGTCGGGAAGCATTTTTGCAAGACGTAGACTATCTCAGTGATTTGAGGTTAAGGGCGTCCTATGGTGTCAATGGAACCTTGCCGTCTTCAAATTATGGATGGCGGTCGATGACTTCATATACTTCTAAATATATGGAACAAGCCGGCGGTGGTATCAGTACCATTGCAGATGCGAATTTAACATGGGAAACTAACTATACGCTTAACCTCGGATTGGAGTTTGGTTTGCTGGATCAGCGTATTTATGGTACAGTCGAGTATTTTAATCGTGATTCGAGGGATTTGCTTCAAAATGTGCCAATTTCAAGAGTTACCGGTTTTGGAAGTACGTTGAAGAATGTTGGAGAAATGAACAACCGTGGTATTGAATTGGAACTTGGTGGTGATATTATACGGAACGAAGATTTCAGATGGAGTGCCAGTATCAATGGATCTTTCATTAAGTCTAAAGTGACGAAGCTGTATCGTGCTGAAGGTGAAGGGCCGCAGGATATTGTTTGGTACGATCCAACAGGTGGAGATGGGCGTGCGCAATATATCTATCGTGAAGGTGAGCCAGTACTAGCTTTTTACGGTTACGAGTGGGCAGGTGTAGATCCAGAAAATGGGAAGAATGTTTGGTTTGTGAATGATCCTGAGAATCCCAATGGCGATTTTATATTCAATGGACGCGGTGCGAGCTACGATTTCGGTCAAGCCAATGATATTATTCTGGGCAGTGCTCTTCCCGACGTATATGGTGGTTTTAATACAGATTTAGTTTACAAGAACTTTTCATTAGCTGTTAACTTTAACTATAAAATTGGAGGCTATATTTATGATGGTGCAAACAGAGACGTAGCAGATGACGGATACTACTGGGAGCGGATACGTTCACAAGATTACTACGATAATATGTGGACGGCATCCAATACGGGTGGTAGCTTGCCGAAAATAGATGGAAATGACCTGACAGACGCTATTCAATACAGTAGCAGACAGATGTTTGACGCTACTTATTTGAGATTAAAAAACTTAACCTTAGCGTATAATCTGCCAAGCCATTTGATTAATCAGATCGGGGTGTCAAACGTCAGATTGTATGCCAATGGTACGAATCTGTTAACATTCTCAAAATATAAAATAGGAGATCCTGAGGTGAACCAATACGGTACCCGCGGCTGGGAGACACCGTTTGGTAGAACATATACTTTTGGTATCGAATTTAGCTTTTAA
- a CDS encoding isoprenyl transferase, translated as MELKEQLNLDKLPKHVAIIMDGNGRWAKEKGKLRVFGHNQGVESVRQAVEAAVEIGIPFLTLYAFSTENWKRPKLEVTALMEILVNAINKETKTLMKNGVRLNTIGDIELLPSSCSRLLLKAIEKTSSNTNCTLTLALSYSSRQEIVEATKHITQRVLDGELKIEEVDEALFANNLETAGIPDPELMIRTSGEQRISNFLLWQLAYSELYFVDKLWPDFNKQDFYEAIIAYQKRERRFGLTSEQLS; from the coding sequence ATGGAACTCAAGGAACAGCTTAACCTGGATAAATTACCAAAGCACGTCGCTATTATTATGGATGGTAATGGACGATGGGCAAAGGAGAAAGGTAAATTACGGGTTTTTGGACATAACCAAGGTGTCGAATCTGTCAGGCAGGCGGTTGAAGCAGCGGTCGAAATCGGTATCCCCTTTTTAACATTATACGCTTTCTCAACAGAGAATTGGAAACGCCCTAAATTGGAAGTAACCGCTCTGATGGAAATCCTTGTCAACGCTATTAATAAAGAAACCAAAACCCTGATGAAAAATGGTGTGAGACTTAATACGATTGGGGATATTGAGCTGTTACCATCGTCCTGTTCTAGACTTTTGCTTAAGGCGATCGAAAAGACTTCGAGTAACACAAATTGCACGCTAACTTTGGCCTTGAGTTACAGTTCTCGTCAAGAGATTGTTGAGGCAACAAAACACATCACGCAACGGGTCTTAGATGGCGAACTTAAAATAGAAGAGGTAGATGAGGCGTTATTTGCCAATAATTTAGAAACTGCTGGTATTCCCGATCCGGAGTTGATGATAAGAACAAGTGGGGAGCAGCGGATCAGTAATTTCCTTCTCTGGCAATTAGCCTATTCTGAATTGTATTTCGTTGATAAGTTATGGCCTGATTTTAATAAACAGGACTTTTATGAGGCTATTATAGCGTATCAAAAACGAGAACGAAGGTTCGGTTTGACTAGCGAGCAGCTGTCATAA
- a CDS encoding alpha/beta fold hydrolase, producing MNFTVKEDKEFKYIDEGQGDVIILLHGLMGALSNWEAVVNEFKGQYRVIIPMLPVYEMPIITTGVKTLSKFLAKFIRHMKLKDFVLVGNSLGGHVGLMYCVASQENVRSLVLAGSSGLYENSFGGSFPKRGSYEYIKEKVEFTFYSPLTATPELVDDVYATVNNRERVIRILAMAKSAIRHNMAKDLPKIKIPVCIIWGKQDKVTPPDVAEQFNELLPDSELHWVDQCGHAPMMEQPEKFNVLLRDYLERLNQSVSI from the coding sequence ATGAATTTTACCGTAAAAGAAGACAAAGAATTTAAATATATTGATGAAGGTCAAGGAGATGTTATTATACTTCTTCACGGCTTGATGGGTGCACTCAGTAATTGGGAAGCGGTGGTTAATGAATTTAAAGGGCAATATAGAGTGATTATACCCATGTTGCCTGTTTATGAGATGCCCATTATAACGACCGGAGTAAAGACCTTGTCTAAGTTTTTAGCCAAGTTTATCCGCCATATGAAACTAAAAGATTTTGTTTTAGTTGGTAACTCTTTAGGAGGGCATGTGGGTTTGATGTATTGCGTTGCCTCTCAAGAGAATGTGAGGTCGCTTGTATTAGCTGGTAGTTCGGGTTTGTATGAAAACTCTTTCGGCGGAAGTTTTCCTAAGCGCGGCAGCTATGAGTATATCAAGGAAAAGGTAGAGTTCACGTTTTACAGTCCACTCACCGCTACACCGGAGCTCGTTGATGATGTTTATGCAACAGTCAACAACAGGGAACGGGTTATCAGAATATTAGCGATGGCCAAGTCGGCAATACGTCATAATATGGCAAAAGACCTTCCTAAAATCAAGATCCCCGTATGCATTATCTGGGGAAAGCAGGATAAGGTAACTCCGCCAGATGTTGCCGAGCAGTTCAATGAGCTATTACCCGACTCAGAACTGCATTGGGTAGACCAGTGTGGTCATGCGCCGATGATGGAACAACCTGAGAAATTCAATGTGCTGTTAAGAGATTACTTAGAACGGTTAAACCAATCAGTTTCTATATAG
- a CDS encoding NAD kinase, translating into MKVAVYGIEFQSSVIPFVEQLFNLLREREVELWVYGSFDSFLSTFMECGTWKVFDKRDDLPSDINFMLSLGGDGTMLSAVSIIRDSEIPVTGINLGRLGFLASINKNDISSALDLLLKGDYSVEKRTLLSVSSSSQPLFNGDSFALNDITVLKRRSSAMITTSVYLNGELLNAYWADGIIVATPTGSTAYSLSCGGPIILPDSNNFVITPISPHNLNVRPLVISDRDVLTIEIESRSNEFLLSCDSKTTDLHTDVKLTVAKADFLVNLIRLKEESFLSTLRRKLLWGIDSRNY; encoded by the coding sequence ATGAAAGTTGCAGTCTACGGTATCGAGTTTCAGTCTTCAGTAATACCTTTTGTTGAACAACTATTTAACTTGCTTAGAGAAAGGGAAGTTGAACTTTGGGTATATGGAAGTTTTGATAGTTTCCTGTCGACCTTTATGGAATGTGGAACCTGGAAAGTGTTTGACAAACGGGATGATCTGCCTTCCGATATAAATTTTATGCTAAGTTTGGGCGGCGATGGAACGATGTTGTCTGCTGTGTCGATCATTCGGGACTCTGAAATACCGGTTACGGGCATCAACTTGGGTCGATTAGGCTTTTTGGCTAGTATTAATAAGAATGATATTTCAAGTGCCTTAGACTTATTATTGAAAGGCGATTACAGTGTCGAAAAACGGACCTTATTGTCAGTCAGCAGCTCAAGCCAGCCTCTATTCAATGGTGATAGTTTCGCGTTAAATGACATTACAGTTTTGAAGAGAAGATCTTCAGCTATGATTACAACCAGTGTATACCTGAACGGTGAACTCCTCAATGCATATTGGGCAGATGGTATCATTGTAGCTACACCTACCGGTTCCACTGCTTATTCATTAAGTTGTGGCGGGCCGATTATTCTCCCGGATTCAAACAATTTTGTGATTACACCGATTTCACCTCATAATCTAAATGTACGTCCCCTTGTTATTTCTGATCGTGATGTATTAACGATCGAAATAGAGAGCCGCAGTAACGAGTTTCTGTTGTCATGTGACTCAAAAACGACGGATCTGCACACCGATGTTAAATTGACCGTGGCCAAAGCAGACTTTCTTGTCAACTTAATCCGTTTAAAGGAAGAGAGTTTCTTGTCAACGCTGAGACGTAAACTACTGTGGGGTATAGACAGCCGAAACTATTAA
- a CDS encoding RagB/SusD family nutrient uptake outer membrane protein, which yields MKIFNILAVGLIVTSFASCKGFLDVEPSNSGDSETSIATPADAGVMINGLMRKMTDFDYYGRNFIMYGDAKGGDLTIYSAGRGLDGLYTFNHAPSSGSYSGFWIQIYHCISQVNSLLTSIERLEAEGTEHDFSDYKGQALTARALMYFDLVRLYGKAYNDDKTAFGVPNVTEPLDASAQPLRASVEENYQQIIADLKAAKPLLSKAKSNGYLNYYANLAIQARVYLNMNDYSAALAAAQEIINEGPYKLYENNEWVSSWTQQFGSESIFELAMYPSEGDLGTSSLSFYLRRLGHGSSSAMGWFMASDYFLDRLGQDEADVRWGVMSYDESGEDHLGSCYKYSGSVNLDGDGKATSTAVNIKVIRLSEIYLIAAEAAFHSNKGQAAEYLNEIRKRSPGLAPATSGSITIDMILNERSKELFAEGHRFFDQIRLNKSITYNDDFQGVPVAHREKTIDRSFYKTILPIADSEIKANPGLASQQNPGY from the coding sequence ATGAAAATATTTAATATTCTAGCAGTTGGGCTTATTGTGACATCCTTTGCTTCATGTAAAGGGTTCTTGGATGTCGAGCCTAGTAATTCTGGAGACTCTGAGACTTCTATTGCAACACCGGCGGATGCCGGTGTAATGATCAATGGGTTGATGCGTAAGATGACCGATTTTGATTACTATGGGCGTAATTTTATCATGTATGGAGATGCTAAGGGAGGGGATTTGACGATTTATTCTGCTGGTCGGGGGCTCGACGGGCTTTATACGTTTAACCACGCTCCCTCGAGCGGTAGCTATTCTGGTTTCTGGATTCAGATTTACCACTGTATATCGCAAGTAAATAGTCTCCTGACAAGCATTGAGCGTTTAGAAGCTGAGGGTACAGAGCACGATTTTAGTGATTATAAGGGCCAAGCGTTGACGGCGAGGGCGTTGATGTATTTTGACTTAGTTCGGTTGTATGGCAAGGCTTACAATGATGATAAGACCGCATTCGGTGTTCCAAATGTAACTGAGCCATTAGATGCTTCTGCCCAACCACTGCGTGCTAGTGTAGAAGAAAACTACCAACAGATCATTGCAGATCTAAAAGCAGCGAAGCCTTTGCTGTCCAAAGCGAAATCGAACGGTTACCTGAATTATTATGCTAATCTGGCGATACAAGCACGTGTTTATTTGAATATGAATGATTATTCGGCTGCTCTTGCTGCTGCACAGGAGATCATTAATGAAGGGCCATATAAGCTTTATGAAAATAATGAATGGGTTTCTTCCTGGACTCAGCAGTTTGGCTCAGAGTCTATTTTTGAATTGGCAATGTATCCGAGCGAAGGCGATTTGGGGACATCATCCTTGAGTTTCTATTTGAGAAGACTAGGGCATGGATCCAGCAGTGCTATGGGTTGGTTTATGGCTAGTGATTACTTTCTTGACCGGTTGGGGCAAGATGAAGCTGACGTTCGTTGGGGGGTTATGAGCTATGATGAAAGTGGGGAAGACCATCTGGGCTCTTGTTATAAATACAGTGGTAGCGTTAATCTGGATGGAGACGGTAAAGCTACATCGACTGCAGTGAATATTAAGGTGATCCGTCTGTCTGAAATTTATTTAATTGCTGCCGAAGCGGCTTTTCATAGCAACAAAGGTCAGGCTGCTGAATACCTCAACGAGATCCGTAAAAGGTCTCCTGGTCTGGCTCCTGCAACTTCCGGATCAATAACAATTGATATGATTTTAAATGAGCGAAGCAAAGAATTGTTTGCAGAAGGCCACCGCTTTTTCGACCAGATTCGCCTTAATAAGTCGATCACTTATAACGATGATTTTCAAGGGGTGCCCGTAGCTCACCGCGAGAAAACGATTGATAGAAGTTTTTATAAGACTATTTTGCCGATTGCAGATTCTGAGATTAAAGCCAATCCAGGTTTAGCATCGCAACAAAATCCAGGCTACTAA
- a CDS encoding GatB/YqeY domain-containing protein — MSLKDTVNQDIKSAMLAKDQARLRGLRAIKAAILVAETDKNAGTFGAEEEIKVLQRLVKQRRESAEIYKQQQRDDLFAIEQEEIDVIESYLPKQLDKEQVRTKILKIVEQLGANSMKDMGKVMGAANKELAGKADGRTISEIVKEVLSA; from the coding sequence ATGTCACTAAAAGATACAGTTAATCAAGATATAAAAAGCGCCATGCTTGCCAAGGATCAGGCACGCTTGCGTGGCCTTCGGGCTATTAAGGCTGCTATTCTTGTAGCAGAGACCGATAAGAATGCTGGCACGTTTGGCGCGGAAGAAGAAATTAAAGTGTTGCAGCGCCTTGTTAAGCAACGCAGAGAGTCTGCCGAGATCTATAAACAACAACAGCGAGATGATCTGTTTGCGATAGAGCAAGAAGAGATCGACGTGATTGAGAGTTACTTGCCTAAACAATTAGACAAAGAACAGGTGAGAACAAAGATATTGAAAATCGTGGAACAGCTAGGTGCGAACAGTATGAAAGATATGGGAAAAGTCATGGGTGCTGCTAATAAAGAACTCGCCGGAAAAGCTGACGGAAGAACGATATCTGAAATCGTTAAGGAGGTTTTATCTGCTTAG